One segment of Corynebacterium caspium DSM 44850 DNA contains the following:
- a CDS encoding GntP family permease, whose translation MLLSLKPLTLASSPEWEPTLGAGPLLGIAVAAVALILIAIIGFRLHAFITLILVSLLTAIATGIPFDTLVKEMTTGFGATLGSVALLVGLGAMLGKLVEASGGAKVLADAMINRFGENRAPLALGVASLIMGFPIFFDAGLVVMLPIVFAVAHRLRGSVIAYGIPAAAAFSVMHVFLPPHPGPVGASALLGANMGLVMLLGIIVAVPTFYVTGIIWGKYISAKVAVEMPNFFGSIPDEKLAKNPPSVGTVIGLMVLPVILIFFNTGLTMAIKAGSLDSESAFIQFLIMLGNTPIALLISVLVALIVLGKKVAEDKVALEKTIDSALGPICSIVLITGAGGMFGGILRASGIGDAMSGLMSDLGIPLVIAAYLIALALRLAQGSATVALLTAAGLVAPGVEAAVATGDLSALGVACIVLAASAGSVFASHVNDSGFWLVGRLMGMDVKTTLKVWTTQQAFESILAFLLVYVIYLFA comes from the coding sequence ATGCTCCTGAGTTTAAAACCATTAACTCTGGCTAGCTCCCCCGAATGGGAACCAACTTTAGGTGCTGGACCGCTGCTAGGTATAGCCGTAGCTGCCGTAGCCCTGATTCTCATTGCCATAATCGGCTTCAGGTTGCACGCTTTCATCACCTTAATTTTGGTCAGCTTGCTCACCGCCATTGCCACTGGCATCCCCTTTGATACGTTGGTTAAGGAAATGACCACTGGCTTTGGGGCCACTTTAGGTTCAGTAGCTCTGCTAGTGGGCTTAGGTGCCATGCTTGGCAAACTCGTGGAAGCATCTGGCGGGGCCAAAGTGCTAGCCGATGCCATGATTAACCGTTTCGGGGAAAATCGGGCGCCTTTAGCCCTTGGAGTGGCCTCCTTAATAATGGGCTTCCCCATCTTTTTCGATGCCGGCCTAGTGGTAATGCTGCCGATAGTTTTTGCCGTGGCACACCGTTTGCGCGGTAGCGTAATCGCCTACGGAATCCCAGCTGCCGCCGCATTTTCAGTAATGCACGTCTTCTTGCCCCCGCACCCTGGGCCCGTTGGGGCTTCAGCCTTATTAGGTGCGAATATGGGCTTGGTGATGTTGCTGGGAATAATTGTGGCAGTGCCTACTTTCTACGTCACCGGTATTATTTGGGGCAAATATATTTCTGCCAAAGTTGCGGTGGAAATGCCTAATTTCTTTGGTTCAATTCCAGACGAAAAACTTGCCAAAAACCCGCCCAGCGTAGGCACAGTAATTGGGTTAATGGTACTGCCGGTGATTTTGATTTTCTTCAACACTGGTCTCACCATGGCCATCAAAGCTGGATCCCTCGATAGCGAATCTGCTTTCATCCAATTTTTGATCATGCTTGGCAATACCCCTATCGCCTTGCTGATTTCTGTCCTGGTAGCCCTAATTGTGCTCGGCAAGAAAGTAGCCGAAGATAAAGTCGCGCTAGAAAAAACCATCGACTCAGCCCTTGGCCCGATCTGCTCCATCGTGCTAATCACCGGTGCCGGGGGCATGTTCGGTGGAATACTTCGCGCTTCTGGCATTGGCGATGCCATGTCCGGGCTAATGTCTGACCTGGGCATTCCCTTAGTAATAGCGGCTTATCTCATTGCTTTGGCCCTGCGATTAGCCCAAGGTTCAGCCACCGTGGCACTACTTACCGCCGCAGGACTTGTGGCCCCTGGGGTAGAAGCTGCAGTAGCTACTGGAGACCTCAGCGCGCTGGGCGTGGCCTGTATTGTGCTGGCAGCATCAGCAGGTTCCGTATTTGCCTCCCATGTCAACGATTCCGGCTTCTGGCTGGTAGGGCGCTTAATGGGCATGGATGTAAAGACCACCTTGAAAGTATGGACCACCCAACAGGCCTTTGAATCAATCCTGGCCTTCCTACTAGTTTATGTGATTTACCTTTTTGCTTAG
- a CDS encoding pyruvate carboxylase — protein MSQQGFNNFKKILVANRGEIAVRAFRASYEVGAETVAVYPREDRNAFHRSFANEAVLIGKEDTPVGAYLNINEIIRAARDSGADAVYPGYGFLSENPRLARACKENGITFVGPPAEVLDLTGDKSAAVNAAREAGLPVLQDSEPSADIEVLVAAAKDFTFPVFVKAVAGGGGRGMRFVPTAKDLPKLAAEASREAAAAFGDPKVYLETAVMDPQHIEVQILADHTGDVIHLYERDCSMQRRHQKVVEIAPAQHLDPEIRDRICADAVKFCRHIGYQCAGTVEFLVDNQGNHVFIEMNPRIQVEHTITEEVTQVDLVKSQLQLAAGATLKELGLTQDSIKLRGVALQTRITTEDPNNGFRPDSGVVTAYRSPGGAGVRLDGAATLGGEITPNFDSMLVKMTCRGVDFQTAITRAQRALNEFIINGVATNIGFLRAMLREPDFQHKRISTSFIEDHPWLLQAPPADDEAARILEYLANVTVNKPNGERPTNLLPTSKLPDFDKKAALRRGSRDALLDMGPVKFAEKLRKQEALAVTDTTFRDAHQSLLATRVRTSALIPAAEAVAHFTPNLLSVEAWGGATYDVAMRFLHEDPWERLDQLRQAMPNINIQMLLRGRNTVGYTPYPNTVCKAFVQEAARSGIDIFRIFDALNDVSQMRPAIEAVLETNTTIAEVAMAYSGNLCDPKEDLYTLDYYLKLAEEIVESGAHILAIKDMAGLLRPAAARKLVTALRKNFDLPIHVHTHDTAGGQLATYLAAAEAGADAVDGASAPMSGTTSQPSLSALVAAFANTYRDTGLDLDAIGHLEPYWEAVRNVYAPFESGIPGPTGRVYHHEIPGGQLSNLRAQAQALGLADRFELVEDTYADVNAMLGRPTKVTPSSKVVGDLALYLVGAGVTAQEFAADPQKYDIPDSVISFLRGDLGTPPGGWPTELRDKALAGRKQGADPTAPISKEAEEALQSADFKVRRSTLDGLLFPKPAADFAEHRRRFGRVDRLNDLDFFYGLEEGEELSVTVPGTSRTMNVRLDAVGKPDNKGLRNVVVNVNGQVRPMQVRDESVESVVASAEKANPAVPGHVAAPFAGVVTAQVTEGDKVKAGDPVAVIEAMKMEATISASIDGTVSRVVLKQPTKVEGGDLIVEIS, from the coding sequence ATGAGCCAGCAGGGCTTCAATAATTTTAAAAAGATTTTGGTTGCCAACCGTGGCGAGATTGCTGTACGTGCTTTCCGTGCGTCCTATGAAGTAGGAGCGGAAACTGTGGCGGTATATCCGCGCGAGGACCGCAATGCTTTCCACCGTTCGTTTGCGAATGAAGCCGTGCTAATTGGTAAGGAAGACACCCCAGTAGGGGCGTACTTAAATATCAATGAAATAATTCGTGCCGCGCGCGATAGCGGTGCCGATGCGGTTTATCCAGGCTATGGTTTTCTCTCAGAAAACCCCCGCTTAGCCCGGGCATGTAAGGAAAATGGCATCACTTTCGTAGGGCCACCTGCAGAGGTTTTAGACCTCACCGGTGATAAGTCCGCCGCGGTTAACGCCGCTCGTGAAGCTGGCCTTCCAGTATTGCAAGACTCTGAACCAAGCGCTGATATTGAGGTTCTAGTAGCTGCGGCGAAGGATTTCACCTTCCCAGTTTTCGTCAAGGCAGTAGCCGGTGGCGGTGGCCGCGGAATGCGTTTTGTGCCCACAGCTAAAGACCTCCCCAAGCTAGCTGCCGAAGCCTCCCGAGAGGCCGCTGCAGCTTTTGGTGACCCCAAAGTTTATCTCGAAACAGCCGTAATGGATCCGCAACATATTGAAGTGCAGATCTTGGCTGACCACACCGGCGATGTCATCCACCTTTATGAACGCGATTGCTCCATGCAGCGTCGTCACCAAAAAGTAGTAGAGATTGCCCCAGCTCAGCACCTGGATCCAGAAATACGGGATCGTATCTGTGCTGATGCCGTAAAATTCTGCCGCCATATTGGTTACCAGTGTGCCGGTACCGTGGAATTCCTGGTGGATAACCAGGGCAACCACGTTTTCATCGAGATGAACCCGCGTATCCAGGTAGAACACACCATCACCGAAGAAGTAACCCAGGTGGATTTGGTGAAATCCCAGCTGCAATTAGCCGCGGGAGCTACCCTTAAAGAACTAGGGCTCACACAAGACAGCATCAAGCTTCGCGGGGTAGCACTACAGACTCGTATTACCACCGAAGATCCCAATAACGGTTTCCGTCCCGATTCCGGGGTAGTTACCGCTTATCGTAGCCCCGGCGGTGCCGGAGTTCGCCTTGATGGCGCGGCCACTCTGGGTGGAGAAATCACCCCGAATTTCGACTCCATGCTGGTAAAAATGACTTGTCGCGGCGTGGATTTCCAAACCGCCATAACTCGCGCCCAGCGGGCTCTAAATGAATTCATAATCAATGGCGTAGCTACCAATATTGGTTTCCTGCGCGCCATGCTGCGCGAACCAGATTTCCAACATAAGCGCATCTCCACCAGCTTTATTGAAGACCACCCGTGGCTCCTACAGGCTCCGCCAGCTGATGACGAAGCCGCCCGCATTTTGGAATATTTGGCAAATGTTACGGTCAATAAACCCAATGGGGAACGTCCCACCAATTTGCTCCCAACTTCCAAGCTGCCAGATTTCGATAAAAAAGCTGCCCTAAGGCGCGGATCTCGCGATGCCCTGCTTGATATGGGGCCCGTCAAATTCGCAGAGAAGCTTCGCAAGCAAGAAGCGCTAGCTGTTACCGATACCACCTTCCGCGACGCCCACCAGTCCCTCCTGGCCACCCGAGTACGTACCTCTGCCCTTATCCCTGCAGCAGAGGCCGTAGCGCACTTCACCCCCAACTTGCTCTCCGTAGAAGCCTGGGGTGGAGCCACCTATGACGTTGCCATGCGGTTCCTCCACGAGGATCCCTGGGAGCGCCTAGATCAGTTACGCCAGGCCATGCCCAATATCAATATCCAGATGTTGCTGCGCGGTCGTAATACTGTTGGCTATACGCCTTATCCCAATACGGTATGCAAAGCCTTTGTGCAGGAAGCAGCCCGCTCTGGCATTGATATTTTCCGTATCTTTGACGCCCTAAACGACGTCTCGCAGATGCGTCCCGCCATCGAAGCAGTATTGGAAACCAATACCACTATTGCTGAAGTAGCCATGGCTTATTCGGGCAACCTGTGCGATCCCAAAGAAGACCTCTACACCCTGGATTACTACTTAAAGCTTGCAGAAGAGATCGTAGAATCTGGCGCCCACATCTTGGCGATTAAAGATATGGCCGGCCTACTGCGCCCAGCAGCAGCTCGCAAGCTAGTAACTGCTTTGCGCAAGAATTTCGACCTGCCCATCCACGTGCACACCCACGACACCGCCGGTGGCCAGTTGGCTACCTATTTGGCCGCAGCAGAAGCTGGCGCAGATGCAGTAGATGGCGCCTCAGCCCCCATGTCTGGGACAACCTCGCAGCCTTCGCTTTCTGCACTAGTGGCAGCCTTTGCCAATACTTACCGCGATACCGGCCTAGATCTAGATGCCATTGGGCACCTCGAGCCCTACTGGGAAGCCGTACGCAATGTGTACGCACCTTTCGAATCTGGGATCCCCGGACCCACCGGACGGGTTTATCATCACGAAATTCCTGGCGGCCAGCTTTCCAACTTGCGCGCCCAAGCCCAAGCCTTGGGCCTGGCAGACCGCTTCGAACTGGTAGAAGACACCTATGCAGATGTTAATGCCATGCTGGGTCGTCCCACCAAGGTCACCCCATCTTCGAAGGTAGTAGGAGACCTCGCCCTCTACCTGGTAGGGGCCGGAGTTACTGCACAGGAGTTTGCGGCGGATCCACAAAAATACGACATTCCAGATTCCGTAATTTCCTTCCTCCGCGGCGATTTAGGCACACCTCCTGGCGGTTGGCCCACCGAACTTCGCGATAAAGCCTTAGCTGGTCGCAAGCAGGGCGCTGACCCAACCGCACCGATCTCCAAGGAAGCTGAAGAAGCTTTGCAGTCAGCAGACTTCAAGGTGCGTCGCAGCACTTTGGATGGTTTGCTATTCCCCAAGCCAGCAGCTGATTTTGCCGAGCATCGTCGCCGCTTTGGCCGCGTGGATAGGCTCAATGACTTGGACTTCTTCTATGGTCTAGAAGAAGGCGAAGAACTCAGCGTAACTGTTCCAGGTACCTCGCGGACTATGAACGTGCGCCTTGATGCCGTGGGCAAGCCAGATAATAAGGGCCTGCGCAATGTGGTAGTCAATGTCAACGGTCAAGTCCGGCCGATGCAGGTTCGAGATGAATCAGTGGAATCGGTAGTAGCCAGCGCCGAAAAGGCCAACCCTGCTGTACCTGGTCACGTGGCTGCACCTTTTGCCGGGGTAGTTACTGCACAGGTTACCGAGGGCGACAAAGTCAAGGCGGGCGATCCCGTTGCCGTGATCGAGGCCATGAAGATGGAAGCCACCATTTCTGCTTCTATAGATGGAACTGTTTCTCGGGTTGTCCTCAAGCAGCCCACCAAGGTGGAAGGCGGGGATCTGATCGTAGAGATCAGCTAG